TGTTTGGCTATTCCGATCCCAAGACGCTGGTCTACGCCGAAAAACTGGGCCTGGCGTTCCAGATGACCAACATCATCCGCGACGTGGGCGACGATGCCCGCCGCGGCCGCATCTACATTCCGGTCAACGACATGCAGCAGTTCGAGGTCAAGGCCTCGGACATCCTGAATGGCGAGTATTCCGATCGCTTCACCGCGCTGATGAAGTTCCAGGCCGACCGTGCCCGCGAACTCTACCGCGAGGCGATGAGCAACCTGCCCGAGGCCGACCGCCGCTCGCAGCGTCCGGGACTCATGATGGCCGCCATCTACCATGCGCTGCTCGACGAGATCGAGCGCGACAACTGGCAGGTGCTGCACCAGCGCATTTCGCTCACCCCTTTGCGCAAACTCTGGCTCGCCTGGAAAACCTGGGTGGGCGGCGGACGCGGACTGGTCCGCCGGTTGGCCCGGTGAAGGCGGCGGTCATTGGCGCAGGCTGGGCCGGCTTGGCGGCCAGCGTCGCGCTGCGCGAAGCCGGCGCCAAGGTCACGGTATTCGAGGCTGGGCACACCCCCGGAGGACGCGCGCGGCGCGTCTTTCACGGCGACTTCGAAGCGCCGCTGGACAACGGCCAGCACCTCTTGTGCGGCGCCTACAAGGAAACCCTGGCGCTGATGCGCCGCGTGGGCCGCAACCCGGACGCCCTGCTGATGCGGCGTCCCTTGCGCCTGGCAAGCCTGGACGGCCGCTTCAACCTGTCTGCCCCGCGCCTGCCGGCGCCGCTGCACATGGCCTTGGCCGTCCTGCGCGCGCGTGGCGTCTCGTGGAACGACCGGCTTGCGATGCTGCGCCTGATGCGCGGCTTGAAGACCATGTCCTGGTCGCCGCCGCGCGACTGGACCGTGCTGCAACTGCTGCACTATCACGCACAGTCCGACGTGCTGATCCGGAGAATGTGGGAGCCCCTATGCCTGGCCGCGCTCAACACGCCGATCGCCACGGCCAGCGCCGTGTTGTTTGCCCGCGTGCTGCGCGATAGCCTGGCCGGCGCGCGCGAAGACAGCGATCTGCTGCTGCCGTGCACGGACCTGTCGGCGCTGTGGCCCGACGCCGCGGCGCGCCAGGTCACCATGCGCTATGGCAGCACGGTGCGCCAGCTGCATCCGTCCGCCGACGGCATCGACATCAACCAGGAACGCTTTGACGCGGCCGTGCTGGCCGTGCCGCCCACCTTCGCCGCGCGCCTGTTGGATGGTCCGCTACGCGAGGCCGGCGCCACGGGGCTGCTGGATGCGCTCAAGGCCTTTGACTATCTGCCCATCGCCACGCTGA
The DNA window shown above is from Achromobacter spanius and carries:
- the hpnD gene encoding presqualene diphosphate synthase HpnD, coding for MTPDEYCQEKAAKSGSSFYYSFLFLPPERRRAITALYAYCREVDDVVDECTDPSLARIKLAWWRTQVDQMFDGKPDHPVTRALQPHLESCSITRARLLAVIDGMEMDLDQTRYLDWPGLRKYCWHAAGVVGELSAGVFGYSDPKTLVYAEKLGLAFQMTNIIRDVGDDARRGRIYIPVNDMQQFEVKASDILNGEYSDRFTALMKFQADRARELYREAMSNLPEADRRSQRPGLMMAAIYHALLDEIERDNWQVLHQRISLTPLRKLWLAWKTWVGGGRGLVRRLAR
- the hpnE gene encoding hydroxysqualene dehydroxylase HpnE, giving the protein MKAAVIGAGWAGLAASVALREAGAKVTVFEAGHTPGGRARRVFHGDFEAPLDNGQHLLCGAYKETLALMRRVGRNPDALLMRRPLRLASLDGRFNLSAPRLPAPLHMALAVLRARGVSWNDRLAMLRLMRGLKTMSWSPPRDWTVLQLLHYHAQSDVLIRRMWEPLCLAALNTPIATASAVLFARVLRDSLAGAREDSDLLLPCTDLSALWPDAAARQVTMRYGSTVRQLHPSADGIDINQERFDAAVLAVPPTFAARLLDGPLREAGATGLLDALKAFDYLPIATLNIRLAGPWRLPEPMMMLREDAARGHAGQWLFDRARLAGDTKAGELAVVASAAIGMSERNRRQVIEALIDQVAEQAAAHPLRLPPMPEVAAAELFIEKRATFAAVPGLTRPLNSTPWPTLALAGDWTDTGYPGVLEGAVRSGLQAARVLNPRSD